One genomic region from Phocoena sinus isolate mPhoSin1 chromosome 3, mPhoSin1.pri, whole genome shotgun sequence encodes:
- the LOC116751419 gene encoding prostaglandin reductase 2-like, with amino-acid sequence MIVQRVVLNSRPGKNGNPVAENFRVEEVNLPDNINEGQVQVRTLYLSVDPYMRCRMNEDTGSDYISPWQLSQVVDGGGIGIIEESKHTNFTKGDFVTSFYWPWQTKFILDGNALEKVDPQLVDGHLSYFLGAIGMPGLTSLIGIQEKGHITAESNQTMAVSGAAGTCGSLAGQIGHLMGCSRVVGICGTPEKCLLLTSELGFGAAINYKEGSVAEQLRELCPSGVDVYFDNVGGDISDTVISQMNQNSHIILCGQISQYNKDVPYPPPLPSAVEAIRKERNITRERFLVLTFKDKFASGILQLSQWFKEGKLKIKETMINGLENMRAAFQSMMTGGNIGKQIVCISEETSLLSL; translated from the coding sequence ATGATTGTACAAAGAGTGGTATTGAATTCCCGACCTGGAAAAAATGGTAATCCAGTGGCAGAAAATTTCCGAGTAGAAGAAGTAAACTTGCCAGATAATATCAATGAAGGACAAGTACAAGTCAGAACTCTTTACCTTTCTGTGGATCCTTACATGCGTTGTAGAATGAATGAAGACACTGGCAGTGACTATATATCACCTTGGCAGCTGTCTCAGGTGGTTGATGGTGGAGGTATTGGGATTATAGAAGAAAGCAAACACACAAATTTTACTAAAGGCGATTTTGTGACTTCTTTCTATTGGCCCTGGCAAACCAAGTTTATTCTAGATGGAAATGCCCTTGAAAAGGTAGACCCACAGCTTGTGGATGGACACCTTTCATACTTTCTTGGAGCTATAGGGATGCCTGGTTTGACTTCCTTGATTGGGATACAGGAAAAAGGTCATATAACTGCTGAATCTAATCAGACAATGGCTGTTAGTGGAGCTGCTGGTACTTGTGGATCCTTAGCTGGGCAGATTGGCCATTTGATGGGCTGTTCCAGAGTTGTGGGAATTTGTGGAACACCTGAGAAGTGCCTCCTTTTGACCTCAGAACTGGGCTTTGGTGCTGCAATTAATTATAAAGAGGGGAGTGTGGCAGAACAACTCCGTGAATTATGCCCCTCTGGAGTGGATGTTTACTTTGACAATGTTGGAGGTGACATCAGTGATACAGTGATAAGTCAGATGAATCAGAACAGCCACATCATCCTATGTGGTCAAATTTCTCAGTACAACAAAGATGTGCCTTATCCTCCTCCACTACCCTCTGCTGTAGAAGCAATCcggaaagaaagaaacatcacAAGAGAAAGATTTCTGGTGTTAACTTTTAAGGACAAATTTGCGTCTGGTATTCTCCAGCTGAGTCAGTGGTTTAAAGAAGGAAAGCTAAAGATCAAAGAGACTATGATAAATGGATTGGAAAACATGAGAGCTGCATTCCAGTCCATGATGACAGGAGGTAACATTGGAAAGCAGATAGTTTGCATTTCAGAAGAAACCTCTTTGTTATCTCTGTAA